The following proteins come from a genomic window of Verrucomicrobiota bacterium:
- a CDS encoding MoaD/ThiS family protein, giving the protein MAIQVMIPTPLRKFTQEQDTVNAEGTTIRELIDSLDANYPGIKERLLSPDGQIPRFLNIYLGDEDVRHLQQLDTPVKDGDAISIIPAIAGG; this is encoded by the coding sequence ATGGCTATTCAAGTAATGATCCCTACCCCTTTACGCAAATTTACCCAAGAACAAGATACTGTGAACGCCGAGGGCACCACGATTCGTGAATTGATCGATTCCCTTGATGCAAATTATCCTGGAATCAAAGAACGCCTCTTATCCCCGGACGGTCAAATCCCCCGTTTCCTGAATATCTATCTCGGTGATGAAGATGTCCGCCACCTCCAGCAACTCGATACCCCGGTCAAAGATGGTGACGCCATTAGTATCATCCCCGCCATCGCAGGTGGCTAG